A part of Victivallis lenta genomic DNA contains:
- a CDS encoding YagK/YfjJ domain-containing protein: MPKRHHHTESRLNNLSVNADPEHPVYREATTEIQKRLRYMVDKHSQVFVGHLEFRFPPEMETQNNNRHISNAIRKCRMKLKREGIDAQLVWAREQRNSDQPHYHCYPICDGNKVQHVQRVAGFLNEIWSREIGASPESNYVRYCPPQERADNNTGIRIRRHGSDAEEQLHNASHWMSYAAKVNEKEKTPEGCRMFGFTQIPKA, encoded by the coding sequence ATGCCGAAAAGACACCATCATACGGAAAGCCGGTTAAACAATTTATCCGTAAATGCCGATCCGGAGCATCCCGTTTATCGTGAAGCAACTACCGAGATTCAAAAACGATTGCGATATATGGTTGACAAACACAGCCAGGTATTTGTAGGGCATTTGGAGTTCCGTTTCCCTCCTGAAATGGAAACCCAGAATAACAATCGGCATATTTCCAATGCGATACGCAAATGCCGGATGAAGTTGAAGCGGGAGGGGATCGACGCCCAGCTTGTCTGGGCACGAGAACAACGTAATTCCGATCAACCGCATTATCACTGCTATCCGATCTGTGACGGCAATAAAGTACAGCATGTTCAGCGGGTGGCCGGATTCCTCAATGAAATCTGGTCCCGTGAGATTGGCGCATCCCCTGAATCCAATTATGTACGGTATTGCCCTCCGCAGGAACGGGCGGACAACAATACCGGCATACGGATTCGCCGTCATGGTTCGGATGCGGAGGAGCAACTGCATAATGCCTCTCACTGGATGAGTTATGCCGCAAAAGTGAATGAAAAAGAGAAGACACCGGAGGGATGTCGGATGTTCGGATTTACGCAGATACCGAAGGCATGA
- the rtcR gene encoding RNA repair transcriptional activator RtcR gives MNILVSLLGSTLDNHGRGEGRWGVWRPSVALAMQEELHFDRYYLLYQPDFRALCRRVEEDIRTCSPDTEVIAEAIAFRDPWDFGEVYSKLYDFSREKNFSAEEHDYYIHITTGTHVAQICLFLLNESHHLPGKLIQTQPTRRNCARGSFTVIDLDLSRYDLLAQRFAVERDNDLDFLKSGIATRNARFNGLIETIERVAIRSTEPILLTGPTGAGKSQLARRIYELKKMNGQLKGSFVDVNCATLRGDQAMSGLFGHKKGAFTGAVSDRAGLLKAADGGILFLDEIGELGSDEQAMLLRAVEEKRFLPLGSDREEGSSFQLICGTNRDLNAEVAAGRFRSDLLARIDLWSFELPGLAERREDIEPNLEYELNRYAEKSGKRVTFNREARKRFLEFALAPGNAWPGNFRDLNAMVTRMATLASGGRIDLETVNREIARASGRHPDAEPDAGLASLLGADYAVRYDLFDLAQLKKVVEICRQSKTLAEAGKKLFAVSRRNKSSSNDSDRLSKYLARFGLDFRTL, from the coding sequence ATGAATATTCTGGTCTCGCTTCTCGGCAGTACGCTGGACAATCACGGGCGCGGCGAAGGACGCTGGGGCGTCTGGCGCCCCTCGGTCGCGCTCGCCATGCAGGAGGAACTGCATTTCGACCGCTATTATCTGCTGTATCAGCCGGACTTCCGGGCATTGTGCCGGAGGGTTGAGGAAGATATCCGGACTTGCTCCCCGGATACGGAGGTCATTGCGGAAGCGATTGCGTTCCGCGACCCGTGGGATTTCGGTGAGGTTTACTCGAAGCTTTACGACTTCAGCCGGGAGAAAAACTTTTCCGCCGAGGAGCACGATTATTATATCCACATCACCACCGGCACGCATGTGGCGCAGATCTGCCTGTTCCTGCTGAATGAGTCGCATCATCTGCCGGGAAAGCTCATTCAGACGCAGCCGACCCGGCGGAACTGCGCGCGCGGCTCGTTCACGGTCATCGATCTCGACCTCTCCCGCTACGACCTGCTGGCGCAGCGCTTTGCCGTCGAACGGGACAATGATCTGGATTTCCTGAAATCCGGCATCGCCACGCGGAATGCCCGGTTCAACGGCCTGATCGAAACCATCGAGCGTGTGGCGATCCGTTCGACCGAGCCGATCCTGCTGACCGGGCCGACCGGAGCCGGCAAGTCGCAGCTGGCCCGGCGGATCTATGAACTCAAGAAGATGAACGGCCAGCTCAAGGGGAGCTTTGTGGACGTCAACTGCGCGACCCTGCGCGGAGATCAGGCGATGAGTGGGCTTTTCGGCCATAAGAAGGGGGCGTTCACCGGAGCCGTTTCCGACCGGGCCGGTCTCCTGAAGGCCGCTGACGGCGGCATTCTGTTTCTGGACGAAATCGGTGAGCTCGGGAGCGATGAGCAGGCGATGCTGCTCCGCGCGGTCGAAGAGAAACGGTTCCTGCCGCTCGGCTCGGACCGCGAGGAAGGCAGTTCCTTCCAGCTGATCTGCGGCACCAACCGGGACTTGAATGCGGAGGTTGCGGCCGGGCGATTCCGGAGTGACCTTCTCGCCCGGATCGACCTCTGGAGTTTCGAGCTGCCGGGACTGGCCGAACGCCGGGAGGACATCGAACCGAATCTGGAGTATGAATTAAACCGTTATGCGGAAAAAAGCGGGAAGCGCGTCACCTTCAACCGGGAAGCGCGCAAACGCTTTCTGGAATTCGCGCTCGCGCCGGGGAACGCCTGGCCGGGGAATTTCCGCGACCTGAATGCGATGGTGACTCGGATGGCGACGCTCGCTTCCGGGGGCCGGATCGATCTTGAGACAGTCAACCGGGAGATCGCCCGGGCGTCCGGCCGTCATCCGGACGCAGAGCCGGATGCCGGGCTCGCCTCGCTGCTGGGAGCGGACTATGCCGTCCGGTATGATCTTTTTGACCTGGCGCAGCTGAAGAAGGTTGTCGAGATCTGCCGGCAGTCGAAAACGCTGGCGGAAGCGGGTAAGAAGCTGTTCGCGGTTTCGCGGCGGAACAAGAGCTCTTCGAACGACTCCGACCGGCTGAGCAAGTACCTGGCCCGCTTCGGATTGGATTTCCGAACGCTTTGA
- the rtcA gene encoding RNA 3'-terminal phosphate cyclase: MIEIDGSCGEGGGQILRSSLSLSALTGREMRVTNIRAKRRKPGLMRQHLTCVKAVAEISGGSTCGAEISSQELVFSPGKLRAGDYRFAVGSAGSAVLIAQTVLPLLLHAEAASRVVIEGGTHAANAPVFDYFERVYLPCLRRMGAEVTAVLDRVGFYPAGGGKIELSVIPVREWKPLVIDETGVPKAARLVSISHGIDAKIRDDELAFCLAALDRPDGFETESREVDSPGPGNVMFAELEFEHVTELFSVCGDFDLSRKAVGERVAGMVNRYRALSAPVWRFLADQLLLPMAIGAGGAYLTCPPGRHTQTNIEVIRKFLEIGITVENRQNGQYRIEVKQ, from the coding sequence ATGATTGAAATCGACGGAAGCTGCGGCGAAGGCGGCGGGCAGATCCTGCGCAGCTCTCTCTCCCTTTCGGCCCTGACCGGCCGGGAGATGCGTGTTACGAATATCCGGGCGAAACGGCGCAAGCCGGGCCTGATGCGGCAGCATCTGACCTGCGTGAAGGCCGTCGCCGAAATCTCCGGAGGTTCGACCTGCGGCGCCGAAATCAGTTCGCAGGAACTGGTGTTCTCGCCGGGGAAACTCCGGGCCGGCGATTACCGCTTTGCGGTCGGCAGTGCCGGAAGCGCCGTCCTGATCGCGCAGACGGTCCTGCCGCTGCTGCTGCACGCCGAAGCGGCCTCCCGCGTGGTGATCGAGGGCGGAACCCATGCGGCGAACGCTCCGGTCTTCGACTACTTCGAACGGGTGTACCTGCCCTGCCTCCGCCGGATGGGAGCGGAGGTGACGGCGGTGCTGGACCGGGTCGGTTTCTATCCGGCGGGCGGCGGAAAAATCGAGCTGTCGGTAATTCCGGTCCGGGAGTGGAAGCCGCTGGTCATCGACGAAACAGGGGTTCCGAAAGCCGCGCGGCTCGTCTCGATCAGCCACGGCATCGATGCGAAAATCCGGGACGACGAACTCGCATTCTGCCTCGCCGCGCTGGATCGGCCGGACGGCTTCGAAACGGAATCGCGGGAGGTCGATTCCCCCGGCCCCGGCAACGTGATGTTCGCGGAGCTGGAGTTCGAACACGTCACGGAGCTTTTCAGTGTCTGCGGCGACTTCGACCTGTCGCGCAAAGCGGTCGGCGAACGGGTTGCGGGCATGGTCAACCGGTACCGGGCACTTTCGGCGCCGGTCTGGCGGTTCCTCGCCGACCAGCTGCTGCTGCCGATGGCGATCGGCGCGGGCGGAGCATACCTGACCTGCCCGCCCGGCAGACATACGCAGACCAATATCGAAGTCATCCGGAAGTTTCTGGAAATCGGAATCACCGTGGAAAACAGACAGAACGGTCAATACAGGATTGAGGTGAAACAATGA
- a CDS encoding RtcB family protein produces MKWIKNEESYRIPVKSWCAEVEPGALKQAGNLAAHPVLAHHVALMPDCHQGYGMPIGGVVAARDAVIPSAVGVDIGCGMVAVETGVPAERLAGMSFRRSILDRLKERIPVGEGVSHREKQEWEGFESYLDNNGQVADFANALDRRNLGTLGGGNHFIEIQKSDAGFIWLMIHSGSRNLGKRVEELYHRKAQRLNALYRVTLADPDLAFLPIREQEGHDYFRDMLFALRYAQENRRRMMAVFKETLTEFVPETEFLREVNIHHNYAAFEEHFGETLCIHRKGATSAKSGEIGIIPGSMGTASYIVRGLGNPESFMSCSHGAGRRMSRIAACSTLTVEECDAAMAGIACGRWQPYRKHGKAKGRLDLSEAPQAYKAIDEVIESELDLIEPQVRLTPLAVLKG; encoded by the coding sequence ATGAAATGGATCAAGAACGAAGAGTCGTACCGCATTCCGGTCAAAAGCTGGTGTGCCGAGGTCGAACCGGGCGCGCTGAAACAGGCCGGCAACCTCGCCGCCCATCCGGTGCTGGCGCACCATGTCGCCCTGATGCCGGACTGTCATCAGGGTTACGGCATGCCGATCGGCGGAGTCGTCGCGGCCCGCGACGCAGTCATTCCGAGCGCGGTCGGCGTCGATATCGGCTGCGGCATGGTGGCGGTGGAGACCGGTGTCCCGGCGGAACGCCTCGCCGGGATGAGCTTCCGGCGCAGTATACTGGACCGGCTCAAAGAGCGCATTCCCGTCGGCGAAGGCGTGTCGCACCGGGAAAAGCAGGAGTGGGAAGGCTTCGAATCCTACCTCGACAACAACGGGCAGGTCGCCGATTTCGCCAATGCGCTCGACCGGAGAAATCTCGGAACGCTCGGCGGCGGAAACCACTTCATCGAGATCCAGAAATCCGACGCCGGTTTCATCTGGCTGATGATTCACTCCGGCAGCCGGAATCTCGGCAAACGCGTCGAAGAGCTGTATCACCGCAAAGCGCAGAGACTCAACGCGCTTTACCGCGTGACGCTTGCCGACCCCGACCTAGCGTTCCTGCCGATCCGGGAACAGGAGGGGCACGACTATTTCCGCGACATGCTTTTCGCGCTGCGTTATGCGCAGGAGAACCGCCGCCGGATGATGGCGGTTTTCAAGGAGACGCTGACCGAATTCGTGCCGGAGACGGAATTCCTCCGCGAAGTGAACATCCACCATAACTATGCGGCGTTTGAAGAGCATTTCGGCGAAACGCTCTGCATCCACCGCAAGGGTGCGACCAGCGCGAAATCCGGCGAAATCGGCATCATCCCCGGTTCGATGGGAACCGCCAGCTATATTGTGCGCGGACTCGGGAATCCGGAGTCGTTCATGAGCTGTTCGCACGGCGCCGGCCGCCGGATGAGCCGGATCGCGGCCTGCTCCACGCTCACCGTGGAGGAGTGCGATGCGGCGATGGCGGGAATCGCCTGCGGACGCTGGCAGCCCTACCGGAAGCACGGCAAGGCCAAAGGCCGTCTTGACCTCTCCGAAGCGCCTCAGGCCTATAAGGCGATCGACGAAGTGATCGAATCCGAGCTCGATCTGATTGAACCGCAGGTCCGCCTGACGCCGCTGGCCGTCCTGAAGGGATGA
- a CDS encoding PD-(D/E)XK nuclease family protein, whose protein sequence is MEGGVMATIDELRQEPHWSYSAFNTYLNICQLQYFYRYVEQAEVERTSVCFPFGRAFHAALTAQAWECMMGGSLTRDEIVGQFEEAFKIEAEATPNLIYKEGENFDTVIALATKMLDAALANWPDYYTVKGVAQAFRIDVPGLDKPLIGEYDLIVQDGRDACIVDWKTSASRWPAGKADRDLQATVFSYAYEKLNGTAPLFRFDVITKTKNPGCESHYTSRGFHDFRRFEALANRAQDAINKGVFLPNETSFACAECPYRERCKSWHSTSVYSPSTKRLNQDGRSSECREKPTSDSYSAR, encoded by the coding sequence ATGGAGGGCGGCGTAATGGCGACCATCGACGAACTGCGGCAGGAACCACACTGGAGCTACAGCGCGTTCAATACTTATTTGAATATCTGCCAGTTGCAGTATTTCTACCGTTACGTGGAACAGGCTGAGGTTGAACGAACTTCGGTTTGTTTCCCGTTCGGACGGGCATTCCACGCGGCGCTGACCGCCCAGGCGTGGGAATGCATGATGGGTGGCTCGCTGACCCGTGATGAGATCGTCGGACAGTTTGAAGAGGCGTTCAAGATCGAAGCCGAAGCTACCCCGAACCTGATCTACAAGGAAGGCGAGAACTTCGACACGGTGATCGCTCTTGCGACCAAGATGCTGGATGCGGCGTTGGCAAACTGGCCGGATTACTACACTGTCAAGGGCGTTGCGCAGGCGTTCAGGATTGACGTTCCCGGTTTGGACAAGCCCCTGATCGGTGAGTACGATCTGATTGTTCAGGACGGACGGGATGCCTGTATCGTGGACTGGAAAACCTCCGCGAGCCGCTGGCCAGCCGGGAAAGCCGACCGCGATCTTCAGGCGACGGTCTTTTCGTATGCTTATGAGAAGCTGAACGGCACGGCTCCGCTCTTTCGGTTCGATGTCATCACCAAGACGAAGAATCCGGGTTGTGAATCGCACTATACCAGTCGCGGATTTCACGATTTCCGGCGCTTCGAGGCGCTGGCGAACCGGGCGCAAGATGCGATCAACAAAGGCGTGTTCCTGCCGAATGAAACATCGTTCGCCTGTGCGGAGTGTCCGTATCGGGAACGTTGTAAATCCTGGCATTCGACCTCAGTCTACTCACCCAGCACGAAGCGTCTGAACCAGGATGGCAGGAGCTCTGAATGCAGAGAGAAGCCGACCTCCGATTCATACTCCGCCAGATAA
- a CDS encoding nucleoside hydrolase — translation MTNCGPKPIPTILDTDIGNDIDDTWALGMLLNSPEFDLKLVLTSTGDARYRAKVAAGFLEACGRDDIPVGIGVSRADDSPETMHEYADSYRLEQYSGGIWEDGVGRALELIAAEPELTVIGIAPLTTLAELCRRDERAVSRCRLIVMGGSIAKRHRGAAGMIAEYNIKLDVPAAQRTFRAPWREILLTPLDHCGDIALSGVNYRKIAESTAPVPRNILAQYAVWRNYWKHDGPAHASSILYDTAAVHLAYSGEFTRLERLKLVVDDGGFTRISPEGREMLVAMEMTDPAAFQQRLVERLITTQPTEMTDPAAFQQRLVERLITTQPTERIENEKFAPFYPY, via the coding sequence ATGACAAACTGCGGCCCCAAACCGATTCCGACCATTCTGGATACGGACATCGGCAACGATATCGACGATACCTGGGCGCTCGGGATGCTGCTGAACAGCCCTGAATTTGACCTGAAACTGGTGTTGACCTCAACCGGTGATGCCCGTTACCGGGCCAAGGTTGCGGCCGGATTTCTGGAGGCGTGCGGCCGCGACGATATTCCGGTCGGCATCGGCGTCTCGCGTGCGGACGATTCACCCGAAACCATGCATGAATATGCCGACTCTTACCGGCTGGAACAGTACTCCGGAGGCATCTGGGAGGACGGTGTGGGCCGGGCGCTGGAACTGATTGCCGCCGAGCCGGAGCTGACGGTGATCGGTATCGCGCCGCTGACCACTCTCGCCGAGCTTTGCCGCCGGGATGAACGGGCGGTCTCCCGATGTCGCCTGATCGTGATGGGCGGTTCGATCGCGAAGCGGCATCGCGGCGCAGCCGGAATGATTGCCGAATACAACATCAAACTCGACGTGCCGGCGGCGCAGCGGACGTTCCGGGCGCCGTGGCGTGAAATCCTCCTGACGCCGCTCGATCATTGCGGCGATATCGCGCTGTCGGGAGTGAATTATCGGAAAATCGCGGAATCAACCGCACCGGTTCCCCGGAACATTCTTGCCCAATATGCCGTCTGGCGAAATTATTGGAAACATGACGGCCCGGCACATGCCAGCAGCATCCTTTATGATACAGCGGCGGTCCATCTGGCGTATTCCGGGGAGTTCACCCGCCTGGAACGCCTGAAACTTGTGGTGGATGACGGCGGCTTTACGCGAATCTCTCCGGAAGGGCGCGAGATGCTGGTCGCTATGGAAATGACCGACCCGGCCGCTTTTCAGCAACGGCTGGTTGAGAGACTTATTACAACCCAACCAACAGAAATGACCGACCCGGCCGCTTTTCAGCAACGGCTGGTTGAGAGACTTATTACAACCCAACCAACAGAAAG
- a CDS encoding helix-turn-helix transcriptional regulator, with protein sequence MNEVRISMTTVRFFKRIMRPVAEEGIISLPEYNEAISQLTSLAEHGIPKPAVIPKLLDQQEVAEMLGISHSNFKKLEAEGAFPFKRKMVGSAVRYRNTDVIDYIISSEI encoded by the coding sequence ATGAATGAAGTCAGAATTTCAATGACAACCGTCCGCTTTTTCAAACGGATTATGCGCCCGGTCGCGGAAGAGGGAATTATTTCGCTGCCGGAATACAACGAGGCGATTTCTCAGCTAACCAGCCTTGCGGAGCACGGCATTCCCAAGCCCGCAGTTATTCCGAAATTGCTGGATCAGCAGGAGGTCGCAGAAATGCTCGGAATCAGTCACAGCAACTTTAAAAAACTCGAAGCCGAAGGTGCTTTCCCGTTCAAAAGAAAAATGGTCGGATCAGCGGTGCGGTACCGCAATACCGATGTGATTGACTACATTATTTCATCGGAAATCTGA
- a CDS encoding methylated-DNA--[protein]-cysteine S-methyltransferase: MLYSAYRPTPLGRILLAGDGDRLTGLWFEGQKYFAASAGEPMTEKSDLPLFRLAGSWLDEYFHGQNPAIADLPLAPRGSVFRRAVWDILREIPYGELTTYGAIAARLAVRTGRKSMSAQAVGGAVGHNPISIIIPCHRVVGTDGSLTGYAGGLDRKIKLLELEGAKRTCLFVPKKGTALQAEENFRSYCCRKPEKSRF; this comes from the coding sequence ATGCTTTATTCGGCATATCGCCCGACGCCCCTGGGACGCATTCTGCTGGCTGGTGATGGGGACCGGCTGACCGGTTTGTGGTTCGAAGGGCAGAAATACTTCGCCGCATCGGCCGGGGAGCCGATGACGGAGAAGTCGGATCTGCCGCTGTTCCGCCTCGCCGGCAGCTGGCTGGATGAGTATTTTCACGGTCAGAATCCGGCGATTGCCGATCTGCCGCTGGCGCCCAGGGGCAGCGTGTTTCGCCGCGCGGTCTGGGATATTCTCCGTGAAATTCCGTATGGGGAACTCACGACTTACGGAGCAATCGCCGCACGGCTGGCAGTCCGGACGGGGCGGAAGAGCATGTCCGCCCAGGCGGTGGGCGGGGCGGTGGGACACAATCCCATTTCGATCATCATTCCCTGCCACCGGGTGGTTGGAACTGACGGCAGCCTGACTGGTTACGCCGGCGGCCTCGACCGGAAGATCAAGCTGCTCGAACTTGAAGGCGCGAAGCGAACCTGCCTGTTCGTTCCGAAAAAGGGAACCGCATTGCAGGCAGAAGAAAATTTCCGCAGCTACTGTTGCCGGAAGCCTGAAAAATCGCGTTTTTGA
- a CDS encoding AraC family transcriptional regulator — MPKNGVMLHPSTKGIDMSVQSVELPLLFYAWRRKVIGNVAPHQHGGCELIYVLDGHCRVESPAGIFEGTPGKLLVIPPEVIHNQIDDPGEDNIFCVFQANPVLFAQHWRSLDLGGETRTIRMFLELCDMTEKNDLTGASALLLSFLQRLSAFEQKQSLSTRQHPKLRKALEFLHENLTRPVTVQATAEYAGISVSLLRKLFTDYCGTPPLGYLHDLRLARAEELLKNSYLSIAEIAAECGFDSAGYFIRLYRRKHGISPGKARCKL, encoded by the coding sequence ATGCCGAAAAACGGCGTTATGTTGCACCCATCAACGAAAGGGATCGATATGAGCGTACAATCGGTGGAACTGCCGTTGCTCTTCTATGCGTGGCGGCGCAAGGTAATAGGCAATGTCGCTCCACACCAACACGGCGGCTGTGAACTGATCTATGTACTCGACGGGCATTGCCGGGTAGAAAGTCCGGCCGGAATCTTTGAAGGCACTCCCGGCAAACTGCTGGTCATCCCGCCGGAGGTGATCCATAACCAGATCGATGATCCGGGCGAAGACAACATCTTCTGTGTTTTTCAAGCGAATCCGGTTCTTTTCGCCCAACACTGGCGTTCTCTTGACCTTGGCGGTGAAACGCGGACCATCCGCATGTTTCTTGAACTGTGCGATATGACCGAGAAAAACGATCTTACGGGGGCATCGGCTCTGCTGCTGAGCTTTCTGCAAAGGCTCTCCGCTTTCGAGCAGAAACAATCCCTCTCCACCCGACAGCACCCGAAACTCCGCAAAGCCCTTGAATTTCTGCATGAAAATCTCACTCGTCCCGTCACGGTCCAAGCGACGGCGGAGTATGCCGGAATCAGTGTGTCACTGCTGCGCAAGCTCTTTACGGACTACTGCGGGACTCCGCCACTCGGCTATCTGCATGATCTCCGCCTTGCCCGTGCCGAAGAACTGCTGAAGAATTCTTACCTCTCCATCGCGGAAATTGCTGCCGAATGTGGATTCGACAGTGCCGGTTATTTTATCCGCCTCTACCGGCGCAAGCACGGCATTTCTCCCGGTAAAGCACGCTGCAAGCTGTGA
- a CDS encoding tyrosine-type recombinase/integrase — MGKKCKVKLDVGTVYQKEEGGTYYFRYQVQHERKCVSLKTSNQEEALEKARKLLPIIQATTEEVISAHVKVARHLVKQARPLPLSEIWNVYSKHPQRAIPATVREELAYHSTLDEMIRYFSRYSNVKDVKDVTPAMAEDFANHLRTMQISVATHNRKIVRIRRIFGTLKDYLSIENPFGSSVLLRKEREEQGTLVRRIAFTREQEEAIRRELDNPHRKLMNKAEIKVVYYIGMYTGQRLKDCALMQWRNIDLEQKRIWVKQFKTGKEVLIPIAEPLQAVLREARKWQTDSYVCPKVAARYQIVDERGKEIGDSLVNIDVLRVIKWIGLEPSVATPGRKRKATVYGFHSLRHSFASFCAEAGVPKAVVVSILGADSSIIDRFYTHVGEDAQRAAIEAISGGTSTTPEQRIKQVLEYVGSLATVSSEVSHIVSLLSGK, encoded by the coding sequence ATGGGAAAGAAATGCAAAGTCAAACTTGACGTTGGAACCGTTTACCAGAAAGAGGAAGGCGGCACCTACTACTTCCGTTACCAAGTCCAGCATGAACGCAAATGCGTCAGCTTGAAAACCTCCAATCAGGAAGAAGCTCTCGAAAAAGCCCGGAAACTGCTCCCGATTATTCAAGCCACCACCGAGGAAGTCATCTCCGCTCACGTCAAAGTCGCACGGCACCTCGTGAAACAGGCACGCCCGCTGCCTCTCTCCGAAATCTGGAACGTCTACTCTAAACACCCTCAGCGCGCAATCCCCGCCACCGTCCGGGAAGAACTGGCCTATCACTCCACGCTGGACGAAATGATCCGCTACTTCTCCCGTTACAGCAACGTGAAAGATGTCAAGGATGTTACACCGGCCATGGCGGAGGACTTCGCAAACCATCTCAGAACCATGCAGATTTCCGTGGCAACCCATAACCGGAAAATCGTCCGTATCCGTCGAATCTTCGGAACGCTGAAAGATTATCTGAGCATCGAAAATCCTTTTGGCTCATCGGTATTGTTGAGAAAGGAACGCGAAGAACAGGGAACCTTGGTACGCCGCATCGCCTTTACGCGGGAACAGGAGGAGGCCATCCGCAGGGAACTGGACAATCCCCACCGCAAGCTGATGAATAAGGCGGAAATCAAAGTCGTCTATTACATCGGGATGTATACCGGTCAGCGTCTGAAAGACTGTGCGCTGATGCAGTGGCGAAACATTGATTTGGAACAGAAGCGTATCTGGGTCAAACAATTCAAAACCGGGAAAGAAGTGCTGATTCCGATTGCGGAACCGTTGCAGGCGGTTCTTCGGGAAGCTCGGAAGTGGCAGACGGATTCCTATGTCTGCCCGAAGGTCGCCGCCCGCTATCAGATCGTGGATGAAAGAGGCAAGGAAATTGGCGACAGCCTGGTCAATATTGATGTTCTGCGGGTGATCAAATGGATCGGGCTGGAACCGTCCGTGGCAACCCCGGGACGTAAAAGAAAGGCCACGGTCTACGGCTTTCACAGCCTCCGTCACAGTTTTGCCAGTTTCTGCGCCGAAGCCGGTGTCCCGAAAGCCGTAGTTGTTTCGATCCTCGGCGCGGATTCTTCCATCATCGACCGCTTCTATACCCATGTGGGCGAGGATGCCCAACGCGCAGCCATCGAAGCGATCAGCGGTGGAACTTCGACGACTCCGGAACAGCGGATCAAACAGGTGCTTGAATATGTCGGTTCGCTGGCGACTGTAAGTTCTGAAGTTTCTCATATCGTTTCTCTGCTATCCGGAAAATAA
- a CDS encoding DUF932 domain-containing protein yields MGLTMCEGKFVGRDEIALVPTPTATASWKPVPHSEVIDAVTDVVKAHRWTILEEQYGLARDGQRMFGMIRINKSSSMEWSRCIGIRNSHDRTIAVGLSAGISVHVCSNLCFGGSTVLKRRHTSRIELNGLVLEAVNALELEFLTLENVAEELKIDELNDDEVRASLVVAAERQAIPSCDILTVWKEFKHPRHEEFAEPTRWSLLNAFTETAKKYSPARTDQCYRSLTRLFGLDGKPAELWK; encoded by the coding sequence ATGGGATTGACGATGTGTGAAGGGAAGTTCGTCGGACGTGACGAGATCGCACTGGTTCCGACTCCGACCGCTACCGCGAGCTGGAAGCCGGTTCCCCATAGCGAGGTGATCGACGCTGTAACGGATGTCGTGAAAGCGCATCGCTGGACGATCCTTGAGGAGCAGTACGGCCTGGCCCGTGACGGACAGCGGATGTTCGGCATGATCCGGATCAACAAAAGTTCGAGCATGGAGTGGAGCCGCTGCATCGGCATCCGCAACAGCCACGACCGCACGATTGCGGTTGGGTTGTCCGCCGGGATCAGTGTCCACGTGTGCAGTAATTTATGCTTCGGAGGGAGTACAGTTCTGAAGCGTCGCCACACCTCCCGGATCGAACTGAACGGTCTGGTTCTGGAAGCCGTGAACGCTCTGGAACTGGAGTTTCTGACTTTGGAAAATGTAGCAGAGGAGTTGAAGATCGATGAACTCAATGATGATGAAGTTCGTGCTTCGCTGGTGGTGGCGGCGGAGCGTCAGGCGATTCCATCGTGCGATATTCTGACCGTCTGGAAGGAATTCAAACATCCCCGGCATGAGGAGTTTGCCGAACCGACCCGGTGGAGCCTGTTGAACGCCTTCACCGAAACCGCCAAGAAATACAGTCCCGCCCGTACTGACCAGTGTTACCGCAGCCTGACCCGGCTGTTCGGACTGGACGGCAAACCGGCGGAACTTTGGAAGTAG